In Burkholderia sp. NRF60-BP8, a single window of DNA contains:
- the prmC gene encoding peptide chain release factor N(5)-glutamine methyltransferase, translated as MSDTTADALLRASPLDPVDARVLLAHALGWTRTQLITRGDAPLDAAAVERYRALEARRIAGEPVAQLVGMREFFGRPFEVTPDVLIPRPETELLVEAALDAIDGLPHAAVLDLGTGSGAIAVSIAAERPDARVWALDRSPDALAVAQRNADKLLGTPRPGGPLHWLQSDWYAALDPALAFDTIVSNPPYIAQHDPHLGQGDLRFEPRGALTDDADGLSAIRTIVAGAGAYLKPGGTLWIEHGYDQAEAVRAILASHGFVAVESRADLAAIERTTGGRLPG; from the coding sequence ATGTCCGACACCACCGCCGACGCGCTGCTGCGCGCCTCGCCGCTCGACCCCGTCGATGCACGCGTGCTGCTCGCGCACGCGCTCGGCTGGACCCGCACGCAACTGATCACGCGCGGCGACGCGCCGCTCGACGCCGCCGCGGTCGAACGCTACCGCGCGCTCGAAGCGCGGCGCATCGCCGGCGAGCCCGTCGCGCAACTGGTGGGGATGCGCGAGTTCTTCGGCCGCCCGTTCGAGGTGACGCCCGACGTGCTGATCCCGCGCCCCGAAACCGAGCTGCTCGTCGAAGCCGCGCTCGATGCGATCGACGGGCTGCCGCACGCCGCCGTGCTCGATCTCGGCACCGGCAGCGGCGCGATCGCCGTGTCGATCGCGGCCGAGCGTCCCGATGCGCGCGTGTGGGCGCTCGACCGGTCGCCGGACGCGCTCGCGGTCGCGCAACGCAATGCCGACAAACTGCTCGGCACGCCGCGCCCCGGCGGCCCGCTGCACTGGCTGCAGAGCGACTGGTACGCGGCGCTCGATCCCGCGCTCGCGTTCGATACGATCGTCAGCAACCCGCCGTACATCGCGCAGCACGATCCGCACCTCGGACAAGGCGACCTGCGTTTCGAGCCGCGCGGCGCGCTCACCGACGATGCCGACGGTCTCAGCGCGATCCGCACGATCGTCGCGGGCGCCGGCGCCTATCTGAAACCGGGCGGCACGCTGTGGATCGAGCACGGCTACGATCAGGCCGAAGCCGTCCGCGCGATACTGGCGTCGCACGGCTTCGTCGCGGTCGAATCGCGCGCCGATCTCGCCGCCATCGAACGCACGACCGGCGGCCGCCTGCCGGGCTGA
- the prfA gene encoding peptide chain release factor 1 — protein MKTSMQRKLDQLSTRLAELNDLLSRENVTADLDQYRKLTREHAELGPVVEQYALWRQSRSDETAAQELLADPSMRDFAEDEIRRAREDMARLETELQKMLLPKDPNDDRNIFLEIRAGTGGDESALFAGDLLRMYLRFAERQRWQVEMMSESASDLGGYKEVIVRIAGQGAYSRLKFESGGHRVQRVPATETQGRIHTSACTVAVMPEADEIGEVEINPADLRIDTFRASGAGGQHINKTDSAVRVTHLPTGIVVECQDDRSQHKNKDRALKVLAARIKDKQYHEQHAKEAATRKSLIGSGDRSERIRTYNFPQGRMTDHRINLTLYRLEAIMDGDLDELIGALVTEHQAELLASLGDAD, from the coding sequence ATGAAGACGAGCATGCAACGCAAGCTCGACCAGCTTTCCACACGGCTGGCCGAACTGAACGATCTGCTGAGCCGCGAAAACGTCACGGCCGACCTCGACCAGTACCGCAAGCTGACACGCGAACATGCGGAACTCGGCCCGGTCGTCGAGCAATACGCGTTATGGCGCCAGTCGCGCAGCGACGAGACGGCCGCGCAGGAACTGCTCGCCGATCCGTCGATGCGCGATTTCGCGGAAGACGAAATCCGCCGCGCGCGCGAGGACATGGCGCGCCTCGAGACCGAGCTGCAGAAGATGCTGCTGCCGAAGGACCCGAACGACGACCGCAACATCTTCCTCGAAATCCGTGCGGGCACGGGCGGCGACGAATCTGCGCTGTTCGCGGGCGACCTGCTGCGCATGTATCTGCGCTTCGCGGAACGCCAGCGCTGGCAGGTCGAAATGATGTCGGAAAGCGCGTCGGATCTCGGCGGCTACAAGGAAGTGATCGTGCGGATCGCGGGCCAGGGCGCGTATTCGCGCCTGAAGTTCGAATCGGGCGGCCATCGCGTGCAGCGCGTGCCGGCCACCGAGACGCAAGGGCGCATCCATACGTCCGCGTGCACGGTCGCCGTGATGCCGGAAGCCGACGAGATCGGCGAGGTCGAGATCAATCCGGCCGACCTGCGCATCGACACGTTCCGCGCGTCCGGCGCCGGCGGCCAGCACATCAACAAGACCGATTCGGCGGTGCGCGTCACGCACCTGCCGACCGGGATCGTCGTCGAATGCCAGGACGACCGCTCGCAGCACAAGAACAAGGATCGCGCGCTGAAGGTGCTCGCCGCGCGCATCAAGGACAAGCAGTATCACGAGCAGCATGCGAAGGAAGCGGCGACGCGCAAGAGCCTGATCGGCTCCGGCGACCGCTCGGAGCGGATCCGTACGTACAACTTCCCGCAGGGCCGGATGACCGATCACCGGATCAACCTGACGCTGTACCGGCTCGAGGCGATCATGGACGGCGATCTCGACGAACTGATCGGCGCGCTCGTCACCGAGCACCAGGCCGAGCTGCTCGCATCGCTCGGCGACGCCGACTGA
- the hemA gene encoding glutamyl-tRNA reductase, with translation MQLLTIGINHHTAPVALRERVAFPLEQIKPALVTFKNVFLGPQAPNTPEAAILSTCNRTELYCATDDRAAREGAIRWLSEYHRIPVDELAPHVYALPQSEAVRHAFRVASGLDSMVLGETQILGQMKDAVRTATEAGALGTYLNQLFQRTFAVAKEVRGTTEIGTQSVSMAAAAVRLAQRIFEKVSDQRVLFIGAGEMIELCATHFAAQGPRELVVANRTAERGQRLAERFNGRAMPLADLPTRMHEFDIIVSCTASTLPIIGLGAVERAVKARRHRPIFMVDLAVPRDIEPEVGKLKDVFLYTVDDLGAIVREGNASRQAAVAQAEAIIETRVQNFMQWLDTRSVVPVIRHMHTQADALRRAEVEKAQKLLARGDDPAAVLEALSQALTNKLIHGPTSALNRVNGADRDSLIDLMRGFYQHAPRSNDPSGH, from the coding sequence ATGCAACTCCTCACGATCGGAATCAATCACCACACTGCGCCTGTCGCCCTGCGCGAACGCGTGGCGTTTCCGCTCGAGCAGATCAAGCCGGCTCTCGTTACGTTCAAGAACGTGTTTCTCGGCCCGCAGGCGCCCAATACGCCCGAAGCGGCGATCCTCTCCACCTGCAACCGCACCGAACTGTATTGCGCGACCGACGATCGCGCGGCCCGCGAAGGCGCGATCCGCTGGTTGTCGGAGTATCACCGGATTCCGGTCGACGAGCTCGCGCCGCACGTCTATGCGCTGCCGCAGTCCGAAGCGGTCCGGCACGCGTTCCGCGTCGCCTCCGGCCTCGATTCGATGGTGCTCGGCGAAACCCAGATTCTGGGCCAGATGAAGGATGCCGTTCGCACCGCGACGGAAGCCGGCGCGCTCGGCACCTATCTGAATCAGTTGTTCCAGCGCACGTTCGCGGTCGCGAAGGAAGTGCGCGGCACGACCGAAATCGGCACGCAGTCGGTGTCGATGGCCGCCGCCGCGGTTCGCCTCGCGCAGCGGATCTTCGAAAAGGTGTCGGATCAGCGCGTGTTGTTCATCGGCGCCGGCGAGATGATCGAGCTGTGCGCGACGCACTTCGCCGCGCAAGGCCCGCGCGAGCTCGTCGTCGCGAACCGTACGGCCGAACGCGGCCAGCGGCTCGCCGAACGCTTCAACGGCCGCGCGATGCCGCTGGCCGATCTGCCCACCCGCATGCACGAATTCGACATCATCGTGTCGTGCACCGCATCGACGCTGCCGATCATCGGCCTCGGCGCGGTCGAGCGCGCGGTGAAGGCGCGCCGCCACCGTCCGATCTTCATGGTCGACCTCGCGGTGCCGCGCGACATCGAGCCCGAAGTCGGCAAGCTGAAGGACGTGTTCCTCTACACCGTCGACGATCTCGGCGCGATCGTGCGCGAAGGCAATGCATCGCGTCAGGCCGCGGTCGCCCAGGCCGAGGCGATCATCGAGACGCGCGTGCAGAATTTCATGCAATGGCTCGACACGCGCAGCGTCGTGCCGGTGATCCGTCACATGCATACGCAGGCCGACGCGCTGCGCCGGGCCGAAGTCGAGAAGGCGCAGAAGCTGCTCGCGCGCGGCGACGATCCGGCGGCCGTGCTCGAAGCGCTGTCGCAAGCGCTGACCAACAAGCTGATCCACGGCCCGACGAGCGCGCTCAACCGCGTCAACGGCGCCGATCGCGATTCGCTGATCGACCTGATGCGCGGCTTCTACCAGCACGCGCCCCGCTCGAACGACCCGTCCGGCCACTAG
- a CDS encoding response regulator transcription factor produces the protein MRIALIDPESRHTALLNRLLFAGGHVCHAFSSSTAFFQWLAADNTCDMLVTGHWAGDQPAQEVIPRAQAVLPGLPAIAVMQSARESEIVSCLHAGADDCLVRPVSGPELLARVNALSRRAGVRRAPTRSREMYGEYAFDATHCLVRFGDAIVSLTPKEFRFAQLLFTNLSRPVSRAHILETVWARRRDMKSRTLDTHASRLRSKLQLLPERGYQLLPLYGFGYRLDRVPIEPPNSRPRHADARYAASEEIAETL, from the coding sequence ATGCGAATCGCTCTGATCGATCCGGAATCGCGCCATACCGCACTCCTGAACCGCCTGCTCTTCGCGGGCGGTCACGTGTGCCATGCGTTTTCGTCCAGCACCGCATTCTTCCAGTGGCTCGCTGCCGACAACACCTGCGACATGCTGGTCACCGGCCACTGGGCCGGCGACCAGCCGGCGCAGGAAGTCATCCCGCGCGCGCAGGCGGTCCTGCCCGGGTTGCCGGCCATCGCGGTGATGCAGTCGGCGCGCGAAAGCGAAATCGTGTCGTGCCTGCACGCCGGCGCCGACGATTGCCTCGTGCGCCCGGTGAGCGGGCCCGAACTGCTCGCGCGCGTCAATGCACTGAGCCGGCGCGCCGGCGTACGGCGGGCGCCCACCCGCTCGCGCGAAATGTATGGCGAATACGCGTTCGACGCCACGCATTGCCTCGTGCGTTTCGGCGACGCAATCGTTTCACTCACGCCGAAAGAGTTCCGTTTCGCACAATTGCTGTTCACGAACCTGTCGCGGCCCGTGTCGCGCGCGCACATCCTGGAAACGGTATGGGCACGCCGCCGCGACATGAAGTCGCGCACGCTCGACACGCACGCGTCCCGGCTGCGCAGCAAATTGCAGTTGCTTCCGGAGCGCGGCTACCAGCTGTTGCCGCTCTACGGCTTCGGCTATCGGCTCGACCGCGTACCGATCGAGCCCCCAAATTCGCGGCCGCGCCACGCCGATGCCCGGTATGCGGCGAGTGAGGAAATCGCCGAAACGCTATAA
- a CDS encoding aminopeptidase P family protein, producing the protein MNARLPEVSPVPARLALLRDAMARENLAAYLVPSADPHLSEYLPERWQARRWLSGFTGSVGTLVVTADFAGLWVDSRYWVQADAELAGTGVQLMKMTGGQQSAPHVDWLARNVAAGATVGVDGAVLGVAAARGLTAALSARGIALRTDVDLLDAIWPERPGLPGHAVFEHVAPLADTTRASKLADVRRAMHAQGAQWHFVSTLDDLAWLFNLRGADVNFNPVFVAHAMIGTDRATLFVADGKVPPALAASLAQDGVDVRAYDAARASLAALPDGATLLIDPRRVTFGTLEAVPAGVKLVEAVNPSTFAKSRKTSAEIEHVRVTMEHDGAALAEFFAWFEQAVNRETITELTIEEQLTAARARRPGYVSASFATIAGFNANGAMPHYHATRESHATIAGDGLLLIDSGGQYMTGTTDITRVVPVGTVSDLQRRDFTIVLKSMMALSRARFPRGIRSPMLDAIARAPMWAAGLDYGHGTGHGVGYFLNVHEGPQVISHYAPAEPYTAMEEGMITSIEPGVYRPGQWGVRIENLVVNRAAGQTEFGDFLAFETLTLCPIDTRCVLIEMLHDEERAWLNTYHATVRERVGRHLSGDAKAWLDARTQPI; encoded by the coding sequence ATGAATGCCCGTCTCCCCGAAGTCTCGCCGGTGCCGGCCCGTCTCGCGCTGCTGCGCGACGCCATGGCCCGCGAGAATCTGGCCGCCTATCTCGTGCCGTCCGCCGACCCCCACTTGTCCGAATACCTGCCCGAGCGCTGGCAGGCGCGCCGCTGGCTGTCCGGCTTCACGGGCTCGGTCGGCACGCTGGTCGTGACCGCGGATTTCGCGGGGCTGTGGGTCGACAGCCGCTATTGGGTGCAGGCCGATGCCGAACTGGCGGGCACGGGCGTGCAGTTGATGAAGATGACGGGCGGGCAGCAGAGCGCACCGCACGTCGACTGGCTCGCGCGGAACGTGGCGGCCGGCGCGACGGTCGGGGTCGACGGCGCCGTGCTCGGCGTCGCGGCCGCGCGCGGGTTGACGGCCGCGCTGAGTGCGCGCGGCATCGCGCTGCGTACCGACGTCGACCTGCTCGACGCGATCTGGCCCGAGCGGCCGGGGCTGCCCGGCCACGCGGTATTCGAGCACGTCGCGCCGCTGGCCGACACGACGCGCGCGAGCAAGCTCGCCGACGTGCGCCGCGCGATGCACGCGCAGGGCGCGCAATGGCACTTCGTGTCGACGCTCGACGATCTCGCGTGGCTGTTCAACCTGCGCGGCGCCGACGTCAACTTCAATCCGGTGTTCGTTGCGCACGCAATGATCGGCACCGATCGCGCGACGCTGTTCGTCGCCGACGGCAAGGTGCCGCCGGCGCTGGCCGCGTCGCTCGCGCAGGACGGCGTCGACGTCCGCGCCTACGACGCCGCGCGTGCGTCGCTTGCGGCGCTGCCCGACGGCGCGACGCTGCTGATCGACCCGCGCCGCGTGACGTTCGGCACGCTCGAGGCCGTGCCGGCCGGCGTGAAGCTCGTCGAGGCCGTGAATCCGTCGACGTTCGCGAAGTCGCGCAAGACGTCCGCCGAGATCGAGCACGTACGCGTGACGATGGAGCATGACGGCGCCGCGCTCGCGGAGTTCTTCGCGTGGTTCGAACAGGCCGTCAATCGCGAGACGATCACCGAGCTGACGATCGAGGAACAGCTCACGGCCGCGCGCGCCCGCCGCCCCGGCTACGTGTCGGCGAGCTTCGCGACGATCGCCGGCTTCAACGCGAACGGCGCGATGCCGCACTACCACGCGACGCGCGAGTCGCACGCGACGATCGCCGGCGACGGGCTGCTGCTGATCGATTCGGGCGGCCAGTACATGACGGGCACGACCGACATCACGCGCGTCGTGCCGGTCGGCACCGTCAGCGACCTGCAGCGGCGCGATTTCACGATCGTGCTGAAATCGATGATGGCGCTGTCGCGCGCCCGCTTCCCGCGCGGCATTCGCTCGCCGATGCTCGACGCGATCGCGCGTGCGCCGATGTGGGCGGCCGGGCTCGACTACGGCCACGGCACCGGGCATGGCGTCGGGTACTTCCTGAACGTGCACGAAGGTCCGCAGGTCATCTCGCACTACGCGCCGGCCGAGCCGTACACGGCGATGGAAGAGGGCATGATCACGTCGATCGAGCCGGGCGTGTACCGTCCGGGCCAGTGGGGCGTCCGGATCGAGAACCTGGTCGTGAACCGTGCGGCCGGGCAGACGGAATTCGGCGATTTCCTCGCGTTCGAGACGTTGACGCTGTGC